In a single window of the Poecile atricapillus isolate bPoeAtr1 chromosome 27, bPoeAtr1.hap1, whole genome shotgun sequence genome:
- the HOXB4 gene encoding homeobox protein Hox-B4 isoform X2, with the protein MRISTLQTWPGDFRKTLGRESTPSREDGGGDLHIGMFLKVNPNFCGGEPKRSRTAYTRQQVLELEKEFHYSRYLTRRRRVEIAHALGLAERQIKIWFQNRRMKWKKDHKLPNTKSRAGSAPGSLQIPQGGAQNQIPQGGSQNQIPQGGSQRQIPPGGSQVQIPPGGAHNQIPAGGSQNQIPPGGSQRQIPLGGAQNQIPAGGSQARIPPGGSQNQIPPRGSQNQIPLGGSQNQIPAGGSQVQIPPGGSQRQIPAGGCQSQIPPGGSQAQMAPGGSQNQIPQRGSQTQIPPGGSQMQITQGGS; encoded by the exons ATGCGAATTTCCACGCTCCAAACGTGGCCGGGGGACTTTAGGAAAACCTTGGGAAGGGAATCCACGCCAAGCCGTGAGGATGGAGGCGGAGATTTGCACATCGGGATGTTTTTAAAAG TGAACCCCAATTTCTGCGGCGGGGAGCCCAAGCGCTCGCGCACGGCCTACACCcggcagcaggtgctggagctggagaaggaattcCACTACAGCCGCTACCTGACGCGCCGGCGCCGCGTGGAGATCGCGCACGCCCTGGGCCTGGCCGAGCGCCAGATCAAGATCTGGTTCCAGAACCGCCGCATGAAGTGGAAAAAGGATCACAAGTTACCCAACACCAAGAGCCGCGCTGGATCCGCCCCCGGATCCCTGCAGATCCCGCAGGGAGGAGCCCAGAATCAGATCCCGCAAGGAGGATCCCAAAATCAGATCCCGCAAGGAGGATCCCAAAGGCAAATCCCACCGGGAGGATCCCAAGTGCAAATCCCACCGGGAGGAGCCCATAATCAGATCCCAGCAGGAGGATCCCAAAATCAGATCCCACCAGGTGGATCCCAAAGGCAAATCCCACTGGGAGGAGCCCAAAATCAAATCCCAGCAGGAGGATCCCAAGCGAGGATCCCACCAGGAGGATCCCAAAATCAAATCCCACCAAGGGGATCCCAAAATCAAATCCCACTGGGAGGATCCCAAAATCAGATCCCAGCAGGAGGATCCCAAGTGCAAATCCCACCGGGAGGATCCCAAAGGCAGATCCCAGCAGGAGGATGCCAATCTCAGATCCCACCGGGAGGATCCCAAGCGCAGATGGCGCCGGGAGGATCCCAAAATCAGATCCCACAAAGAGGATCCCAAACGCAGATCCCACCAGGAGGATCCCAGATGCAGATCACGCAAGGGGGATCCTAA
- the HOXB4 gene encoding homeobox protein Hox-B4 isoform X1, with protein sequence MAMSSFLINSNYVDPKFPPCEEYSHSDYLPNHSPEYYQRHRHDSFQHESNSYEPRSSCKEQIYCPASGMSPRGHIHGGPGQRSPGSPPSCSQNPGEPREEPVVYPWMKKVHVSTVNPNFCGGEPKRSRTAYTRQQVLELEKEFHYSRYLTRRRRVEIAHALGLAERQIKIWFQNRRMKWKKDHKLPNTKSRAGSAPGSLQIPQGGAQNQIPQGGSQNQIPQGGSQRQIPPGGSQVQIPPGGAHNQIPAGGSQNQIPPGGSQRQIPLGGAQNQIPAGGSQARIPPGGSQNQIPPRGSQNQIPLGGSQNQIPAGGSQVQIPPGGSQRQIPAGGCQSQIPPGGSQAQMAPGGSQNQIPQRGSQTQIPPGGSQMQITQGGS encoded by the exons ATGGCCATGAGCTCATTTTTGATCAACTCCAACTATGTGGACCCCAAGTTCCCACCCTGCGAGGAATATTCCCACAGCGATTACCTCCCCAACCACTCGCCGGAATATTACCAGAGGCACCGCCACGACTCTTTCCAGCACGAATCCAACTCGTACGAGCCGCGATCCTCGTGCAAGGAGCAGATTTACTGTCCCGCCTCCGGGATGTCCCCGCGGGGTCACATCCACGGCGGGCCCGGCCAGCGGAGCCCCGGCTCGCCCCCATCCTGCAGCCAAAATCCGGGAGAGCCCCGAGAGGAGCCCGTGGTTTACCCCTGGATGAAAAAAGTCCACGTGAGCACGG TGAACCCCAATTTCTGCGGCGGGGAGCCCAAGCGCTCGCGCACGGCCTACACCcggcagcaggtgctggagctggagaaggaattcCACTACAGCCGCTACCTGACGCGCCGGCGCCGCGTGGAGATCGCGCACGCCCTGGGCCTGGCCGAGCGCCAGATCAAGATCTGGTTCCAGAACCGCCGCATGAAGTGGAAAAAGGATCACAAGTTACCCAACACCAAGAGCCGCGCTGGATCCGCCCCCGGATCCCTGCAGATCCCGCAGGGAGGAGCCCAGAATCAGATCCCGCAAGGAGGATCCCAAAATCAGATCCCGCAAGGAGGATCCCAAAGGCAAATCCCACCGGGAGGATCCCAAGTGCAAATCCCACCGGGAGGAGCCCATAATCAGATCCCAGCAGGAGGATCCCAAAATCAGATCCCACCAGGTGGATCCCAAAGGCAAATCCCACTGGGAGGAGCCCAAAATCAAATCCCAGCAGGAGGATCCCAAGCGAGGATCCCACCAGGAGGATCCCAAAATCAAATCCCACCAAGGGGATCCCAAAATCAAATCCCACTGGGAGGATCCCAAAATCAGATCCCAGCAGGAGGATCCCAAGTGCAAATCCCACCGGGAGGATCCCAAAGGCAGATCCCAGCAGGAGGATGCCAATCTCAGATCCCACCGGGAGGATCCCAAGCGCAGATGGCGCCGGGAGGATCCCAAAATCAGATCCCACAAAGAGGATCCCAAACGCAGATCCCACCAGGAGGATCCCAGATGCAGATCACGCAAGGGGGATCCTAA